In Xenorhabdus nematophila ATCC 19061, one DNA window encodes the following:
- a CDS encoding CcdB family protein, producing the protein FVYQYKRSGSKYSMFVDVQSDIIETLGRRIVIPLIEANHFSNKVNRQLFPVVQLRGENYRLLTTEISGVAESVIGHEIADVNPFSSDIKNALNILFWGV; encoded by the coding sequence TTTGTTTATCAATACAAACGTAGTGGAAGTAAATACAGCATGTTTGTCGATGTCCAGAGTGATATCATTGAAACATTAGGAAGGCGGATCGTTATTCCTTTGATTGAAGCAAATCATTTCTCAAATAAAGTCAATCGTCAGTTATTCCCTGTAGTGCAACTCAGAGGTGAGAATTACCGGCTTTTAACAACTGAAATTTCAGGTGTGGCTGAAAGTGTCATAGGTCACGAAATTGCTGATGTAAACCCATTCTCATCAGATATTAAGAACGCGCTTAATATCTTGTTTTGGGGCGTTTAA
- a CDS encoding TetR/AcrR family transcriptional regulator: protein MAENPSRPRGRPTIPEKEICQKIHEVTILLLINQGYNKTTMDVVAKEAGIAKKTLYRFVKNREDLIEKIVARWTDNFTPVFEREANSAQQVINLLKLYLFEIADKSLSIDAVGLFKLLQSDFPHCETFLNKYQQSGIERSRVILANWFEHQYQQGFLKKMDFHIISELVISMVIAEPLRKMALGILPPLPETDITPRINAALKLLEHGIVEK from the coding sequence ATGGCAGAAAACCCTTCACGTCCACGAGGACGCCCCACAATTCCTGAGAAGGAAATATGTCAGAAAATTCATGAGGTAACAATTTTACTTCTTATTAATCAAGGTTATAACAAAACAACTATGGATGTTGTTGCCAAGGAAGCTGGTATTGCAAAAAAAACACTCTACCGTTTTGTTAAAAATCGAGAAGACCTCATTGAGAAAATTGTCGCGCGCTGGACAGATAATTTCACTCCTGTCTTTGAGAGAGAGGCAAATAGCGCTCAGCAAGTTATCAATCTATTGAAATTATATTTATTTGAAATAGCTGATAAATCGTTATCTATTGATGCGGTAGGATTATTTAAATTATTACAATCCGATTTTCCTCATTGTGAAACATTTTTGAATAAGTATCAGCAAAGTGGCATTGAAAGAAGCCGTGTTATTTTGGCTAATTGGTTTGAGCATCAATATCAACAAGGATTCCTGAAAAAAATGGATTTTCACATTATCAGCGAATTGGTGATTTCAATGGTTATTGCAGAACCACTCAGAAAAATGGCATTAGGTATCCTTCCTCCTCTGCCAGAAACGGATATCACACCACGTATTAATGCTGCACTCAAATTGCTGGAACATGGGATTGTAGAGAAATAA
- a CDS encoding porin yields MIKHNAIAMAFPVLLITGAANAVEIYNKDGNKIDLYGKADVQRTFSKSASQEGDGSVGRVGIRGSTQITDKMTGYGRWEFNMIANGTEVESGEKTRTRYAFAGLKFGEYGSLDYGRNMGVIYDVNSWTDNLPVFGGDSMSATDNYMMGRSTGLLTYRNTDFFGWVNGLNFAMQYQAKNDNSTKNSRSDISRQNGDGYGFSSSYDLGNGISIAAAYGSSNRTSAQKLGTDVATPLAKGDKAEAWGVSTKYDRNNVYLAAMYGETRNLTRFGSSVDNHTMFANKTQNIELTAQYQFDFGFRPSLGFVYSKGKDLGNDLANKGILTDKDSEDLVKYVSVGAYYDFNKNMGTYFEYQFNLLKDNDFTKKANISTDDVFGVGLVYRF; encoded by the coding sequence ATGATAAAACACAACGCGATAGCAATGGCATTTCCGGTACTTCTTATCACTGGGGCAGCAAATGCAGTTGAGATTTATAATAAAGATGGTAACAAAATTGATTTATATGGAAAGGCTGACGTTCAGCGAACTTTCTCCAAATCAGCATCACAGGAAGGCGATGGTTCCGTTGGACGTGTAGGTATTAGAGGTTCAACCCAAATTACGGATAAAATGACGGGTTACGGCCGTTGGGAATTCAATATGATTGCCAATGGCACAGAAGTAGAGAGTGGTGAAAAAACCAGAACCCGTTACGCTTTCGCCGGATTGAAGTTTGGTGAATATGGCTCACTGGATTATGGTCGTAATATGGGTGTGATTTATGATGTTAACTCATGGACGGATAATTTGCCTGTCTTTGGCGGGGATTCCATGTCCGCAACAGATAACTACATGATGGGGCGTTCAACGGGGTTGCTGACATACCGTAATACTGACTTTTTCGGTTGGGTGAATGGCCTGAATTTTGCCATGCAGTATCAAGCTAAAAATGACAACAGCACTAAAAATAGCCGTAGTGATATTTCAAGACAAAACGGGGATGGTTATGGTTTTTCCAGCTCCTATGATTTGGGTAATGGTATCAGTATTGCTGCTGCCTATGGCAGCTCTAACCGTACTTCTGCACAAAAACTGGGTACTGATGTAGCGACTCCTCTGGCTAAGGGAGATAAAGCTGAAGCATGGGGTGTTTCTACCAAATATGACAGGAATAATGTTTATCTGGCTGCTATGTATGGTGAAACCCGTAATTTAACCAGATTTGGTAGTTCAGTCGACAATCACACCATGTTCGCCAATAAAACCCAAAACATTGAGCTGACTGCTCAGTATCAGTTTGATTTTGGTTTCCGCCCATCCCTTGGTTTTGTCTATTCTAAGGGTAAAGATCTGGGCAATGATTTGGCTAACAAGGGCATATTGACAGATAAAGATTCTGAGGATTTGGTGAAGTATGTTTCAGTCGGTGCCTATTATGACTTCAATAAGAATATGGGTACCTACTTTGAATATCAATTCAATTTGCTGAAAGACAATGATTTCACCAAAAAAGCCAATATCAGTACTGATGATGTCTTCGGTGTTGGTTTGGTTTACCGCTTCTGA
- the rdgC gene encoding recombination-associated protein RdgC, translated as MLWFKNLMIYRLNREISLSADELEKQLSPLAFTPCGSQDMMKTGWVSPMGSRGAALTHASGNQILICACKEEKMLPSPVIKQELQTKIARLEGEQHRKLKKTEKDSLKDEVIHTLLPRAFSRFSQTSIWIDTVNNLIIVDAASAKRAEDNLALLRKTLGSLPVVPLTFTEPVELTLTEWVRSGNLPTGYALMDEAELKAILEEGGIIRCKKQELVSDEIAAHIESGKYVTKLALDWEERIQFMLSDDGSLKRIKFSETLREQNDDIDRDDVAQRFDADFTLMTGELSALIKNTIDALGGEAER; from the coding sequence ATGTTATGGTTCAAAAATTTAATGATTTACCGTTTAAACCGGGAAATTTCTCTTTCTGCGGATGAACTGGAAAAACAATTAAGCCCATTGGCATTCACCCCGTGTGGTAGTCAAGATATGATGAAAACGGGTTGGGTTTCCCCGATGGGTTCCCGCGGGGCAGCATTGACTCATGCTTCAGGCAATCAAATCTTAATCTGCGCGTGCAAGGAAGAAAAAATGCTGCCTTCTCCCGTGATTAAGCAGGAATTACAGACCAAAATAGCCCGCCTGGAAGGCGAACAGCATCGTAAGTTGAAAAAAACAGAAAAAGATTCCCTGAAAGATGAAGTAATCCACACTTTACTGCCAAGAGCATTCAGCCGTTTTAGCCAGACCTCTATCTGGATCGACACGGTTAACAATCTGATCATTGTCGATGCAGCCAGTGCAAAACGCGCTGAAGATAATCTGGCATTGCTGAGAAAAACACTGGGATCATTGCCAGTCGTTCCTCTGACATTCACCGAGCCTGTTGAACTGACTTTAACTGAATGGGTTCGTTCTGGTAACCTGCCTACAGGTTATGCCCTGATGGATGAAGCAGAACTGAAAGCCATTCTGGAAGAAGGTGGCATTATTCGCTGTAAGAAGCAAGAGCTGGTATCAGACGAAATTGCGGCTCACATTGAATCCGGTAAATATGTCACCAAACTGGCATTGGATTGGGAAGAACGCATCCAGTTTATGTTGTCAGATGATGGCTCCCTCAAACGCATCAAGTTCAGTGAAACCCTGCGCGAACAAAATGATGATATCGATCGTGACGATGTTGCCCAACGATTCGACGCCGATTTTACTTTAATGACAGGAGAATTAAGTGCGCTGATCAAAAATACGATTGATGCACTGGGCGGTGAAGCAGAAAGATAA
- the mak gene encoding fructokinase, with product MRIGVDLGGTKIEVIALSDQGNELFRKRVDTPRDNYPQTLAAIVGLINDAEQATGQQGTVGIGIPGAISPFTGQVKNANSVWLNGQVLDKDISALSGRKVRIANDANCLAVSEATDGAGAGMPMVFAVIIGTGCGSGITFNGRVHAGGNGLAGEWGHNPLPWMDEEDRAYQAEIRCFCGKPGCTEMFVSGTGFMTDYFRLSGVQKKGHEIVEALTQGDEFAELAMRRYERRLARALAQVINLLDPDVIILGGGMSNVDRLYQTLPDLVEKWVLGGECATPIRKAVHGDSSGVRGAAWLWPQ from the coding sequence ATGCGTATAGGCGTTGATCTCGGTGGAACTAAGATTGAGGTGATTGCATTAAGCGATCAGGGGAACGAGTTATTTCGCAAGCGGGTGGACACACCGCGTGATAACTACCCACAAACGTTGGCAGCGATTGTTGGGCTAATTAACGATGCGGAACAGGCTACAGGGCAGCAAGGCACAGTAGGGATTGGTATACCGGGTGCCATTTCGCCTTTTACCGGGCAAGTGAAAAATGCCAATTCAGTCTGGTTGAATGGTCAGGTATTGGATAAAGATATCTCTGCTTTGTCAGGACGAAAAGTGCGTATTGCCAATGATGCAAATTGTCTGGCGGTGTCGGAAGCCACTGATGGAGCAGGTGCCGGAATGCCGATGGTATTTGCGGTCATCATTGGTACGGGGTGTGGTTCTGGGATTACATTCAATGGCAGAGTACATGCGGGCGGGAATGGGCTGGCTGGAGAATGGGGACATAACCCGTTGCCGTGGATGGATGAAGAAGATCGTGCCTATCAGGCTGAAATCCGTTGTTTCTGTGGCAAGCCGGGATGCACCGAAATGTTTGTGTCGGGAACCGGATTCATGACGGATTATTTTCGCTTGAGTGGAGTACAGAAGAAAGGGCATGAAATTGTAGAAGCGTTGACGCAGGGAGATGAATTTGCAGAACTGGCAATGCGCCGATATGAAAGACGCCTGGCACGGGCTTTGGCACAAGTGATCAACTTGTTAGATCCTGATGTTATTATATTGGGTGGGGGGATGAGTAACGTTGACCGCCTTTATCAAACATTACCGGATTTAGTGGAAAAGTGGGTTTTGGGTGGAGAGTGTGCGACACCAATCAGGAAAGCGGTGCATGGGGATTCTAGCGGAGTGCGCGGTGCTGCCTGGTTGTGGCCTCAGTAA
- a CDS encoding bifunctional 2',3'-cyclic-nucleotide 2'-phosphodiesterase/3'-nucleotidase, translated as MMKKMLKISTSTLAMLVAFNVNAATVDLRVMETSDIHSNLIDFDYFKDKSTEQFGLVRTANLIKAAKAEATNAILVDNGDLIQGSPLADYMAAKGLKQGDVHPAHQLMNTMGYTVGNFGNHEFNFGLDYLEQAIAGAKFPYINANIMDAKTGKNYFTPYIIVDTPVKDREGKEHTIKVGYIGFVPPQISIWDKANLDGKVIVNDITETAKKFVPQMKKEGADLIIAIPHSGFSQEPYQAMAENSVYYLSEVPGINAIMFGHAHGVFPGKEYAAVKGVDVANGTVNGIPAVMPGQWGDHLGVVDMVINNDAGEWKVESAKAEARPIYDKTHKKALVERDGKLASIIEKDYQGTRDFVSKLIGKASANMYSYLALIQSDPTVQIVNDAQVDYTRRFIQGDPNLEGIPVLAAAAPFKAGGRKNAPADFVEVEKGDLTFRNAADLYLYPNTLVVVKATGADVVEWLECSAGMFNQIDPNSTKPQALLNWDSFRTYNFDTITGVNYKLDLTQPAKYDTDCQLINNGANRIKDVTYQGKPIDPKATFLIATNNYRGYGGKFAGTGEDHIAFASPDENRTILAAYISRVTKEKGVVSTQAENNWSFLPIKTDKPLDVRFETSPSEKATKFIKQHAQYPVKYLKNDDIGFAIYQIDLTKKK; from the coding sequence ATGATGAAAAAAATGTTGAAAATATCAACATCAACATTGGCAATGCTGGTGGCATTCAATGTGAATGCAGCGACAGTTGATCTGCGGGTAATGGAAACCTCAGATATTCACAGTAACCTGATTGATTTCGATTATTTTAAAGACAAATCCACTGAGCAGTTTGGGTTGGTTCGTACCGCAAACTTAATCAAAGCCGCCAAGGCGGAAGCAACCAATGCAATTCTGGTTGATAACGGTGATTTGATTCAGGGCAGCCCACTGGCTGACTACATGGCGGCAAAAGGCTTGAAACAAGGGGATGTCCATCCTGCACACCAACTGATGAACACGATGGGATATACCGTAGGTAACTTTGGTAACCATGAATTCAACTTTGGGCTGGATTATCTGGAACAGGCCATTGCCGGTGCCAAATTCCCTTATATCAACGCCAATATCATGGATGCCAAAACCGGAAAAAACTATTTCACGCCTTATATTATTGTTGATACACCGGTAAAAGATCGCGAAGGTAAAGAACATACCATTAAGGTGGGTTATATCGGTTTTGTTCCGCCGCAAATCAGCATTTGGGACAAAGCAAATCTGGACGGCAAAGTCATTGTTAATGACATTACCGAAACCGCGAAAAAATTCGTTCCTCAAATGAAAAAAGAGGGCGCTGACCTGATTATTGCTATCCCGCATTCTGGCTTTTCTCAAGAACCTTATCAGGCGATGGCAGAAAACTCAGTTTACTACCTGAGTGAAGTTCCGGGCATTAATGCCATCATGTTCGGTCATGCTCATGGAGTGTTCCCGGGCAAGGAGTATGCAGCAGTCAAGGGTGTTGATGTTGCCAATGGCACGGTCAATGGTATTCCCGCTGTGATGCCGGGTCAGTGGGGTGATCATCTGGGTGTTGTTGATATGGTTATTAATAACGATGCTGGTGAATGGAAAGTCGAATCTGCTAAAGCAGAAGCCCGCCCTATCTACGACAAGACTCATAAAAAAGCCTTAGTTGAGCGTGATGGCAAACTGGCTTCCATCATTGAAAAAGATTATCAGGGCACCCGCGATTTCGTCAGTAAATTGATTGGTAAAGCCTCGGCTAACATGTACAGCTATCTCGCTTTGATCCAAAGCGATCCAACCGTTCAGATCGTCAATGATGCGCAGGTTGATTACACCAGACGCTTCATTCAGGGTGATCCGAATCTGGAAGGCATTCCTGTTTTAGCAGCGGCGGCACCTTTTAAAGCAGGTGGACGCAAAAATGCGCCAGCTGACTTTGTAGAGGTGGAAAAAGGTGATCTGACCTTCCGTAATGCAGCCGATTTGTATCTCTATCCAAATACACTGGTCGTCGTGAAAGCAACGGGGGCGGATGTCGTTGAATGGCTGGAATGTTCTGCCGGCATGTTTAACCAGATCGATCCCAATTCGACTAAGCCACAAGCATTGCTGAATTGGGATAGCTTCCGTACTTATAATTTCGACACCATTACGGGTGTTAACTATAAGCTAGACCTGACCCAGCCCGCAAAATATGACACTGACTGCCAGCTTATCAATAACGGTGCGAATCGCATCAAAGACGTGACCTATCAGGGCAAGCCGATTGATCCGAAAGCCACGTTCCTGATCGCAACGAATAACTATCGTGGTTATGGCGGCAAATTTGCGGGAACGGGTGAAGACCACATCGCGTTCGCCTCACCGGATGAAAACCGCACCATTCTGGCTGCTTACATTTCCAGAGTGACCAAAGAGAAAGGTGTCGTATCAACACAGGCTGAAAACAATTGGTCATTCCTGCCAATCAAAACCGATAAACCGTTGGATGTGCGCTTTGAAACTTCACCCTCTGAAAAAGCAACGAAATTTATCAAACAACACGCCCAATATCCTGTGAAATACCTGAAAAATGATGATATCGGTTTTGCTATCTATCAAATTGATCTGACAAAGAAAAAATAA
- a CDS encoding DMT family transporter, with the protein MTTLIFLSILGAALLHASWNALVKISVDRFLGLSIIVFFAGLISTAGLFGVGWPTFSALPWLILSAILHTGYCLFLSRSYATGDLSQVYPIARGCAPLITALLSWLILQEILPPFAILGVGLIIVGIMLIAFPQGKKSIRLDRKTLLAAMTTSVFTACYTLSDGAGSRASDNALTYILWLFAINGWVMGVIMYFRYRNTAARSIRQYWKQGLLGGMMQLSSYGIVIWAMSHAPIVLVATLRETSVLFAMLLSVVILREPFSKMRLLACSVIVAGIIGMKLG; encoded by the coding sequence GTGACAACCTTAATTTTCTTGTCTATTCTCGGTGCAGCTTTGTTACATGCCAGTTGGAATGCGTTAGTAAAAATTAGTGTTGATCGGTTTTTGGGGCTTTCAATTATTGTTTTTTTTGCCGGGTTGATCTCAACAGCAGGATTATTTGGGGTAGGATGGCCGACTTTTTCTGCGCTTCCGTGGTTAATATTATCTGCTATTTTGCACACAGGATATTGCCTGTTTTTAAGCCGATCTTATGCCACGGGAGATTTAAGTCAGGTATATCCGATTGCCAGAGGATGTGCGCCATTAATCACCGCTTTATTGAGCTGGTTAATTTTGCAGGAGATATTGCCGCCTTTCGCGATTCTTGGAGTGGGTTTAATTATAGTGGGGATCATGTTAATTGCATTTCCACAAGGAAAAAAATCCATCCGGTTGGATCGAAAAACATTGCTGGCTGCAATGACAACTTCGGTATTTACTGCCTGTTATACATTGTCTGATGGTGCAGGCTCCCGCGCCAGTGATAACGCATTAACCTATATTTTGTGGCTGTTTGCGATTAATGGCTGGGTTATGGGCGTGATTATGTATTTCAGATACAGGAATACCGCCGCAAGAAGTATTCGACAATATTGGAAGCAAGGATTGTTGGGCGGAATGATGCAGTTATCCAGCTATGGCATTGTTATTTGGGCAATGAGTCATGCACCTATCGTGCTGGTGGCGACATTGCGTGAAACCAGCGTGTTATTTGCGATGTTATTGTCAGTGGTTATTTTACGGGAGCCTTTTAGCAAAATGCGATTATTGGCTTGTTCTGTGATTGTGGCGGGAATTATTGGGATGAAATTAGGGTAA
- the nhaA gene encoding Na+/H+ antiporter NhaA produces MTEIIRQFLKLEAAGGILLIVAAIIALIMANTPLQGVYHQFLNLPVAVQFAELDINKPLLLWINDGLMAVFFLIVGLEVKRELMEGSLAGRDKAVFPAIAALGGMLAPALVYLLFNSSNDIARQGWAIPAATDIAFALGVMALLGKRVPTALKVFLLALAIIDDLGVIVIIALFYTKSVSLSALGLAAAMIALLGWMNWKGIAKTSAYLAVGVVLWVCILKSGVHATLAGVIVGFLIPLRDKKGDSRSEVLEHELHPWVAYLILPLFAFANAGVALQGVTLEGLTNMLPVGIALGLFIGKPLGIFLFSWIGVKLGIAQLPEKIGMKQIFAVSVLCGIGFTMSIFISALAFEGLDDAFSTYARLGILIGSTIAAIVGYSLLNILLPKKKT; encoded by the coding sequence ATGACTGAAATCATTCGCCAATTCTTGAAATTAGAAGCCGCCGGAGGAATTCTTCTCATCGTTGCAGCCATTATTGCGCTGATTATGGCAAATACGCCATTGCAGGGCGTTTATCATCAATTTCTCAACCTTCCTGTTGCGGTGCAATTCGCGGAACTGGATATCAATAAACCATTATTATTATGGATAAATGATGGATTAATGGCCGTGTTTTTCCTGATTGTCGGACTGGAAGTAAAACGAGAACTCATGGAAGGCTCACTTGCAGGTCGTGACAAAGCGGTTTTCCCTGCCATTGCTGCACTCGGAGGCATGCTGGCCCCGGCACTGGTCTATCTGCTGTTTAATAGCAGCAATGATATTGCACGACAAGGCTGGGCAATTCCCGCAGCAACGGATATCGCTTTTGCACTCGGGGTCATGGCATTGTTGGGAAAACGCGTTCCCACCGCATTAAAAGTATTTTTGCTTGCTTTGGCAATTATTGATGACTTGGGTGTAATCGTTATCATTGCTCTGTTTTATACCAAAAGCGTTTCTTTAAGCGCACTTGGACTTGCTGCGGCCATGATTGCACTGCTTGGCTGGATGAACTGGAAAGGCATCGCTAAAACCTCCGCTTATCTGGCTGTTGGCGTTGTTTTATGGGTTTGTATCTTAAAATCGGGGGTTCATGCCACATTAGCTGGCGTTATCGTTGGATTTTTGATCCCCCTGCGCGACAAAAAAGGAGATTCGCGTTCAGAAGTTCTGGAGCATGAACTTCACCCTTGGGTCGCGTATTTGATTTTGCCACTGTTTGCCTTTGCCAATGCGGGAGTTGCATTACAAGGCGTTACATTAGAAGGCTTAACAAACATGTTACCTGTCGGAATTGCACTTGGTCTGTTTATTGGCAAACCATTGGGTATTTTCCTGTTTAGCTGGATAGGGGTAAAACTGGGAATTGCACAATTGCCGGAAAAAATTGGCATGAAACAAATCTTTGCTGTTTCCGTGCTATGTGGGATCGGTTTTACTATGTCTATCTTTATTTCTGCTCTGGCATTTGAAGGCTTGGATGATGCTTTTAGTACTTATGCACGTTTGGGCATATTGATTGGTTCTACTATTGCGGCCATTGTTGGTTATAGTTTATTAAACATACTATTACCGAAGAAAAAAACGTAG